Proteins co-encoded in one Podarcis muralis chromosome 12, rPodMur119.hap1.1, whole genome shotgun sequence genomic window:
- the LOC114607720 gene encoding protein lifeguard 1-like: protein QAASGIVCGDILCLKYQHSGEDSPQVTNSVILLAETEPPPSSNQESTVEEPSPVLEEHRAKVRRAKSSRSQHRRPRGARSSHKRRRPMTAVEEEGPFSDRAVCTVFYRKLYLMSTLQLGLTLGIICTFVYWKYLKIWVRRRPWFCYTMLPLIMLLAITIACCDQARRRFPLDVIMLLIFTICEGMLLGSIAAFFDADAVMWSVGATASVTFGLAAFTLQKKCDLTITSGILLILYLVLLIYGCFCAILQSMWLRIVHAAVGTLIFSIYLLVDTQLMIGKRDQYRLNPNEYIFAVLNIYIDIFSFFLFLLQFVGWRK from the exons caagctgcatctggcataGTATGTGGAGACATACTATGCCTCAAATACCAACATTCTGGTGAAGATTCTCCACAAGTTACAAACTCAGTAATACTGCTTGCAGAGACCGAACCTCCACCTTCTAGTAATCAGGAAAGTACTGTTGAAGAACCTTCCCCTGTTCTCGAGGAGCATCGAGCAAAAGTAAGAAGAGCAAAATCATCTCGGTCACAACACAGGCGTCCAAGAGGTGCACGGTCATCACATAAAAGACGGCGACCCATGACAGCCGTTGAGGAAGAAGGTCCATTTTCTGACAGAGCTGTCTGCACAG TTTTCTACAGGAAATTATATCTTATGTCTACACTTCAGCTGGGCTTGACCCTTGGTATAATTTGCACGTTCGTCTACTG GAAATACCTTAAAATATGGGTACGAAGACGCCCATGGTTTTGCTATACCATGTT accATTAATCATGTTGCTGGCTATTACAATAGCCTGCTGTGATCAAGCCCGCAGGCGATTTCCACTGGACGTCATTATGTTGTTAATATTT acaaTTTGTGAGGGTATGTTGCTTGGATCAATTGCAGC TTTCTTTGATGCTGATGCAGTTATGTGGTCAGTTGGTGCCACTGCGTCGGTGACATTTGGACTTGCCGCTTTTACTCTTCAGAAAAAA tgTGACCTTACAATCACATCAGGAATACTGCTAATTTTGTATTTAGTCTTGCTTATTTATGGATGTTTTTGTGCTATCCTGCAATCAATG TGGTTACGAATAGTACATGCTGCTGTTGGAACACTAATTTTTAGCATA tatctctTGGTGGACACACAACTAATGATCGGAAAGAGGGACCAGTATCGTCTGAATCCTAATGAGTATATTTTTGCAGTACTGAACATCTACATTgacatcttttctttctttttatttttattgcaatttGTTGGTTGGAGGAAGTGA
- the GATAD1 gene encoding GATA zinc finger domain-containing protein 1 isoform X1, with protein sequence MPLGLKPTCSVCRTTSSSMWKKGGQGEILCNNCTGRPGPPGSAGAAYATTSAAAQHSNGGSGGGSGGGKQSKQEIHRRSARLRNTKYKSAPAAEKKVSTKGKGRRHIFKLKNPIKAPESVATIITAESIFHKGVYYQIGDVVSVIDEQDGKTYYAQIRGFIQDQYCEKSAALTWLIPTAASPKDCFDPATYIIGPEEDLPRKIEYLEFVCHAPSEYFKSQSSPFPTIPTRPEKGYIWTHVGPTPAISIKETVASSL encoded by the exons ATGCCGCTGGGCCTGAAGCCGACGTGCAGCGTGTGCCGCACCACCTCCTCGTCCATGTGGAAGAAAGGCGGCCAGGGCGAGATCCTTTGCAACAACTGCACGGGCCGCCCAGGGCCTCCCGGGTCCGCCGGAGCCGCCTACGCCACCACCTCGGCGGCCGCGCAGCACAGCAacggcggcagcggcggagggAGCGGCGGCGGGAAGCAG AGTAAGcaagagattcacagaagatctGCTCGattaagaaacacaaaatacaagtCTGCTCCAGCTGCTGAAAAGAAAGTTTCCActaaaggaaaagggagaaggCATATTTTTAAGTTGAAAAAT CCCATCAAAGCTCCAGAGTCTGTAGCTACCATTATTACAGCAGAATCTATCTTCCATAAG GGAGTTTACTATCAGATTGGAGATGTTGTTTCAGTGATTGATGAGCAGGATGGTAAAACATACTATGCTCAGATTAGAGGGTTTATTCAAGACCAATACTGCGAAAAAAGTGCAGCTTTAACATGGCTCATTCCTACTGCAGCTAGCCCCAAAGACTGTTTTGACCCTGCAACTTACATAATAG gGCCAGAAGAAGATCTTCCAAGAAAAATTGAGTACTTAGAGTTTGTTTGTCATGCGCCTTCAGAATATTTCAAATCTCAGTCCTCTCCTTTCCCTACCATTCCTACTAGACCAGAAAAAGGTTATATCTGGACTCACGTTGGACCTACCCCAGCAATTTCTATCAAGGAAACTGTTGCCAGCAGCTTGTAG
- the GATAD1 gene encoding GATA zinc finger domain-containing protein 1 isoform X2, which translates to METWWGGTHDWNVETEGYHLFKRNRPKGKERSKQEIHRRSARLRNTKYKSAPAAEKKVSTKGKGRRHIFKLKNPIKAPESVATIITAESIFHKGVYYQIGDVVSVIDEQDGKTYYAQIRGFIQDQYCEKSAALTWLIPTAASPKDCFDPATYIIGPEEDLPRKIEYLEFVCHAPSEYFKSQSSPFPTIPTRPEKGYIWTHVGPTPAISIKETVASSL; encoded by the exons ATGGAAACCTGGTGGGGTGggactcatgactggaatgtagaaacTGAAGGGTATCAcctattcaaaaggaatagaccaaaaggaaaggaaagg AGTAAGcaagagattcacagaagatctGCTCGattaagaaacacaaaatacaagtCTGCTCCAGCTGCTGAAAAGAAAGTTTCCActaaaggaaaagggagaaggCATATTTTTAAGTTGAAAAAT CCCATCAAAGCTCCAGAGTCTGTAGCTACCATTATTACAGCAGAATCTATCTTCCATAAG GGAGTTTACTATCAGATTGGAGATGTTGTTTCAGTGATTGATGAGCAGGATGGTAAAACATACTATGCTCAGATTAGAGGGTTTATTCAAGACCAATACTGCGAAAAAAGTGCAGCTTTAACATGGCTCATTCCTACTGCAGCTAGCCCCAAAGACTGTTTTGACCCTGCAACTTACATAATAG gGCCAGAAGAAGATCTTCCAAGAAAAATTGAGTACTTAGAGTTTGTTTGTCATGCGCCTTCAGAATATTTCAAATCTCAGTCCTCTCCTTTCCCTACCATTCCTACTAGACCAGAAAAAGGTTATATCTGGACTCACGTTGGACCTACCCCAGCAATTTCTATCAAGGAAACTGTTGCCAGCAGCTTGTAG